GGACCCCCTTCCCGCCCCGCGAGTTCCGGCCGGTGGACGTTCTTCCCTCCACCTCACCCCCCGAGTCCACCGAGCCGGAACTCCTCCCCCCGTGTCGACCTCCCGATCACGCGAGCCGACCCTCCGGACACACGAAATCCGCCCCGGATCACGCGAGATCCGCTTCCCGGCACGCGAACCACGTCCCCGATCACGCGAACCGACCGTCCAGGTACGTGAGTTCCGCCCTCGATCACGCGAGATCCGCCTCCGGTCACGCGAGTCACGACTCCGATCACACGAGGCCCCAGACTCTCCGGCCCGGCGCCCGCCCCTCGGTCACCGGGCCGGTTTCCCCGCTCTCCACCCCGAAGGCCCCGGTCCGGTGGATGCTTCCCTCCACCTCACCCCCCTCATCCCCCGGACCGGCTCACGCCGCGGTCCCCGTGCTCCGGCACGGGGACCGCGGCCCAGAAGTCCAGCGGCACCCGGCCGATCCCGCGCCCGGCCGCGTCGAGCAGCCGGCCCATCAGCTTGACGTTCCGCAGCGTCACCGCCCGGCCGACGACCTCCAGCCACGGCAGCTTCGCGGCCAGCACGGCTTCCAGCGCCACGGTCTCGTGCTGCGAAGGCAGCCACACCACCAGCATCAGGTTCGCCGCCCCGGTCAGCGCCGCACACATGCGCACCTCCGGCAGCATCGCCAGCGAGCGCGCGGTCGTCTCCAGCTTGTCCGGCGGCACCCGCAGCCACAGCGTCACCGTCACCGGCGCGGGCGACACCGACCGCGCGATCTCGCACCGGACGCGGATCGCACCCCGGCCGAGCAGGGTGTCCAGCCGGCGCCGCACCGTGGTCGCGCCGATGCCGAGCTCGATCGCCAACGCCGCCGCCGACGCCCGGGCGTCCACGCCGAGGGCCAGGATCAGCGCCCGGTCCGCGTCGTCGAACCGCAGAGGCGCGCGGTTCTTCGCCGGCTTCGGGGAGAGGGCCTCGCGCTGCCCCGGCGAAATCGCCCGCACCCGCCACCGGCTGCCCTCGGTGAACATCCGCGGCGACAGCACCGTGCGCGCCCGCGTCACCCCGGGCACCGCCGACACCCGGTCCAGCACGTGCGCGCCCAGCTCCCGCACCGTCGGCGCGACGACGTGCGCGAGCAGGTCGCACGGCCCGGCGACGTACTCGACGGTGACCACGTGGACGTCCGCCGCCAGCGCCGCGGCGACCCGCAGCGCGGCGCCGGGCTCGCAGTCGATCTCGACGAAGGCGAGGGCCAGCGGCGCGGTCAGCTCCCCGCCGGCGTACGCGGTGAGCCACGCGTCCCCGCGCTCGACCAGCGTGTCCCAGTGCCGCGCGGCGGTCACCGCGCCCAGGCCGAGCGCGCGGCCGAGCGTCGACCAGGACGCCCGTGGCGCCGCCTGCAGCGCGTCGACCAGTTTGAGGTCCTGCTCGGTCAACATGGCGGATTCTTCGCTCATCGGCTCTCGCAGCGGTGGTTTCGGTGTTTTTCCCCGGCCATTGTGCTCGACACTTGCATGATCTGCGGATGACCCTGCGTTCGGACGCCGCC
This genomic window from Amycolatopsis mongoliensis contains:
- a CDS encoding Lrp/AsnC family transcriptional regulator, translating into MLTEQDLKLVDALQAAPRASWSTLGRALGLGAVTAARHWDTLVERGDAWLTAYAGGELTAPLALAFVEIDCEPGAALRVAAALAADVHVVTVEYVAGPCDLLAHVVAPTVRELGAHVLDRVSAVPGVTRARTVLSPRMFTEGSRWRVRAISPGQREALSPKPAKNRAPLRFDDADRALILALGVDARASAAALAIELGIGATTVRRRLDTLLGRGAIRVRCEIARSVSPAPVTVTLWLRVPPDKLETTARSLAMLPEVRMCAALTGAANLMLVVWLPSQHETVALEAVLAAKLPWLEVVGRAVTLRNVKLMGRLLDAAGRGIGRVPLDFWAAVPVPEHGDRGVSRSGG